The sequence AAAACCTGCAGCTAATCCTTCTTGGGTGTTATTCTCATTCTTTTCATAAGTTAATAATATCCCCAGATCACCGGGAAAAGAGGTTCTTTCATCCTGAAATCTAATTAATAAATTATTTATATCTGTCCATAAATAATATGGGTCTATATAATCCCATACTTTGATACGTGAAATTTTAGTAGGAATATATTCATTTTTATAAAGTGTAGAAACTTGATTAAATATACTCGTTATATGTTTTTCAACTGCTGAACGACTATGTCCGTGAGCATCATATATATCATACATAGTCTCAACATAAAATCTGACAGTATCACCTGCCGAACCTCTATCGTTAATAAGAATTTTTTTATCTTGTGTTAAAATTTTCGGATCATACGAAAACGAAAAATCATCAACTGTCGCACATGTCATATTAGGTTTATTAATCAAATTCCTATCATTATATAAAACATGTTTACCTGTGTCTTTATCTTTTGTCAAATTGAAATTTCCCTCATCGTTACAAATTAACCCCATAATTTCATTTTTATAAAGTGTAAGTGCAACAATGCTATTATCATCATCTTTTATTACTCCTCGAAAGTGCTTAATATCTCTGTCCGCAGAAAATAATTGCCCGGATGATGTCTCTATTACATAATCATAATAATCTTCCGTAACTTCTATTAATTCTAAAATCATATTTTTATTATTCAAAGGAATTGTCAAATTCAATGCTTTTGTATTGCCGTTTTCAGATTCAATAGAAAAATCTTCGAAGAATAAAACTTCATTTTTATTTTTAAAATTATTTAGAGTCTGAATATCAGCACTTGTTTTCTTTAAACTAACTTTTTCAAAATGAATTTTAGAATCTTTTGCTTTCTGTATATCATGATATAAAGCATTCCCCTGTCCGAATGCAGTGAAAATAATAAAATAAAATATTATAGATAAAGCTTTCGTTTTCATAATTTGATTGAGTTATATTTTCATAATCTTTCTTGTAATAAATCCTTCTTCGGTTGTTATTCTTACAATATACATTCCAGCCGGTAAATGTGAAATATCTAAGATACATTCTGCTTGTCGAAAATTCATATCCGCATTCTGCTTCTTACCAATCAAATTATAAACCTCAACTCGCTTAATTGTTAAATCTTCATTATTAACTATTAATTCTCCGCTTGTCGGATTGGGATAAACCATTATATCACTTTTCTCAATATCGTCTATTCCCCAGTCGTTGACAATAAAGACTGCCTGCAATTCCATATCTTCCGTAACTGGAAATCCATAATACTTTTCGGTGGATACTATTAAACCGTCTTGCATCCAACATACAAAATAATAACCCGTATTTGCAGTCGCTAATACATAAACATGATCATCCTCTTTATAAGTTCCATCTCCTTGAACCGTGCCATAATCAGGATTATTTACGGTTAAGTTAACTGTATAGTTGTTTTTTTCCCTGAAGTTCAGCAGTAATTCTTCATCTTTGGTTACTGTAAAACTATAGGGATTATAAGTTATCTCCAAACCGTCTTTTATCCAGTTTGCAAATTTATAATCTTGGTTTGCAACAGCTGTAAGAGTTGCCGTTGAGTTTAAAGGATAAACACCTACTCCGGTTACTGTACCGTAATCATCATTATTTATAGCAACATTAATTGTTGTGGTATGCTGTTCAAAATTAGCAACCAGCTCTATATCTTCCGCTACAGTAAAACTGTATGTTTCTTCGGTAGAAACAAGCTCTCCGTTTATTGTCCAGTTTACAAAACTGCAATTATTGCGTGCATAAGCTGTGACTGTTGCTGTTTCGCCTGATGAGTATAATGCATTTCCGTCTGTATAACCCCATAAATTATTATTGACGGTAGGATTAACTAAAATTCCGCCGCCGACAATATTAAAATCCTGCCAGACTGCAGTATTTTGATAAACAGTTACAGCGCTGGTGGGAACAGTTAAAGTACATTCTGTAATATTAACCTCGAAGAAAATATCTGTAGAAGAAGAAATATCAACAGGTACAGGATTGAGATTGGTAATGGCATTAAGTTTTTGACATAGCATAAATACCTCTTGACCAATATACTTGACACTGCTTGGAAGAATAATTGATTTAAGACCTGTACAACCATAAAAAGTTTTTTCTTCAATGTTTGAAACTCCATTTGGAATTATTATTGAAGTTAGGGCTTCACAATTGCCAAAAGCACGTCTTTCTATATAAAACACACCGTTAGGTATCAAAATAGAATTTAGTATTTCACACCCATAAAAAGCTGATTGCTTAATATAAGTAACAGTATTAGGAATGATTATAGAAGTTATAGGACACTCATCAAAAGCTTGCTCTCCTATAATTGTAACCATATATTCATTTTCATAATGATTTATTAAATTAGGAATAACAATGACGCCGGAATAATGATTGGGGAAAGTGTAATGAGTTACTTCCGCAGTTTCTTCCTGATAATCCAAATAGTAGTAAATACCGTCTATTTCTATTTTCTGTGCAAACACATTTGACACGTTCAATATAAGGGTCAAAACTATAAATATAATTCTTCCTTTCATTATTCACCTCCTTTTTTGTTATTAAGTTGTTGTAATATTTTTATCTGTTCATTTAATTCCATTATTTGTTTTTGCTGTTCTATGGTATATAGAGTGAGCTCTTCTATTTTTTGTAAAAGAATTTTCTGCATTTCGCCTATATCAATTCCATTTTCCTTTACTTCTTTTGCAGAAGGCACATCGGGTAAATGTTTGTTCTCACTTATAAAAGCTTCAACTTCTTTAAGAGTTTTCAACTTATAATTATCTTCAAATACATAATCAGACCAGTTAGCAAAAGGTTTCACCTTCATTTCGGTGCAGATAATCTTGCCGTTAACTGCCAATTTATAACCGGAAGGTAATGTTGAGGTATTTATACCTATTCCATCGTTTGCAAAAATCTTTTCTCCCCAAATATCTCTGGATGAATAAATATCCCCATTTACTTGCAATTTCTTTGTCGGGCTTATAAAACCTATGCCTACATTACCATTATTTAGAAGTGTAATATTTCCGGTTCGGTTTACAATGGAACCGGCTGCACCTTCATCATAAGTATATAAACTTATGCCTGTTGAGGAAAAATTTAGTGTATTTGATACTCCTTGTTTTATTTTTACATCGTCTGTTCCGTTGTTTCTTATATTTCTGCCTATGTATTTTGTGTCACCATTATGAAATGTCCATTCGTCTCCAATCTGAAACTGTTCCTGCGGATCGGCGGTAGCAACACCTACATAGCCGTTATTTACCAAAGAAATCCCATGCCACTGATTAACAGATGTGCCGGCACTATTATTATCCCCAACTTGAAGTAAAATTCCACCCATAACTGTAAAATTAATTCTTGATACAAAGCCATCCTTAATTCTATAACAAGAATTTGGGTTCATGGGAGCATATCTAACATTTCTACCTATTGTTTTATCACCAGTCCCAT comes from Bacteroidales bacterium and encodes:
- a CDS encoding M12 family metallo-peptidase produces the protein MKTKALSIIFYFIIFTAFGQGNALYHDIQKAKDSKIHFEKVSLKKTSADIQTLNNFKNKNEVLFFEDFSIESENGNTKALNLTIPLNNKNMILELIEVTEDYYDYVIETSSGQLFSADRDIKHFRGVIKDDDNSIVALTLYKNEIMGLICNDEGNFNLTKDKDTGKHVLYNDRNLINKPNMTCATVDDFSFSYDPKILTQDKKILINDRGSAGDTVRFYVETMYDIYDAHGHSRSAVEKHITSIFNQVSTLYKNEYIPTKISRIKVWDYIDPYYLWTDINNLLIRFQDERTSFPGDLGILLTYEKNENNTQEGLAAGFEGLCNPSAKEKLAVAMINKGYAAYADYSWTVNVITHELGHLLGSRHTHACVWNDGFTAIDGCAEVEGNCSRPGYPEGAGTIMSYCHQIDGVGINFINGFGIQPNTVIFNNYFFADCLKNCDDEFSDRTVVSNITVTGCETLIVENVSISDSAKVILSATKEIDVYSDFHAAEGTDVTIKINAKSDSFSSYYISDLPSISEAEQLNDLKFQEINMDNVELTKNNSGLTVFPIPADKILNIYSTKSNNQLYIYNIHGVLMCNSLFYQNTSLDISTWPAAIYILRIIQEDKTVFSQKFIKE
- a CDS encoding leucine-rich repeat protein, whose protein sequence is MKGRIIFIVLTLILNVSNVFAQKIEIDGIYYYLDYQEETAEVTHYTFPNHYSGVIVIPNLINHYENEYMVTIIGEQAFDECPITSIIIPNTVTYIKQSAFYGCEILNSILIPNGVFYIERRAFGNCEALTSIIIPNGVSNIEEKTFYGCTGLKSIILPSSVKYIGQEVFMLCQKLNAITNLNPVPVDISSSTDIFFEVNITECTLTVPTSAVTVYQNTAVWQDFNIVGGGILVNPTVNNNLWGYTDGNALYSSGETATVTAYARNNCSFVNWTINGELVSTEETYSFTVAEDIELVANFEQHTTTINVAINNDDYGTVTGVGVYPLNSTATLTAVANQDYKFANWIKDGLEITYNPYSFTVTKDEELLLNFREKNNYTVNLTVNNPDYGTVQGDGTYKEDDHVYVLATANTGYYFVCWMQDGLIVSTEKYYGFPVTEDMELQAVFIVNDWGIDDIEKSDIMVYPNPTSGELIVNNEDLTIKRVEVYNLIGKKQNADMNFRQAECILDISHLPAGMYIVRITTEEGFITRKIMKI